A window of Candidatus Xiphinematobacter sp. Idaho Grape contains these coding sequences:
- the feoB gene encoding ferrous iron transport protein B → MISVLNTACSSSKQITAALVGNPNCGKTTLFNALTGLRQKVGNYPGVTVEKKTGNFSGPHGEPIRLIDLPGTYGLNPTSPDERITTEVLLGLRTDICPPDCIMCIIDATSLRRHLFLVSQVFELRIPIILVLTMMDLLKGRGRAIHAAKLSKELGCPVIPCNAVDRSGLVELRQLAVKYRKNSPSPFSESFPLLREATARLSKVATPSHRAAAHLALFEPCASRLSLYRLPAPLINEVLQEQSILDSKCVGWRHITAAAKYHRIQRICSRVLYRYSHQQAIVDTTDQLDHFLTHPVWGWMAFSFVMTVMFLTIFIVAAYPMDWIQSGISFAKNWVKSTCPRGDLTDLLSDGVMAGLGGVLVFLPQILILFFFIGLLENTGYMARAAFMMDHLMSRVGLHGKSFIPLLSSFACAIPGIMSTRAIPDARDRLATILIAPFMSCSARIPIYTLMIALLLPANMPFAYLAKASLMFSMYAIGVAAAFTCGWFLKKTILKGDLSCPMVMELPPYRFPLFASILQQVYQRAVIFLKRAGTVILGISILLWFFSTYPKSGVQSPEDILEHSFAGKIGLTLAPIFQPLGFNWKISIGLLCAQAAREVFISTLSIAYSVGGRTEEMNKPLREVLLRDHWPDGRPVFTPLVCITIMVFFALSLQCIGTIAITRRETNSWKWAAFQLGYMFVVAYGAALLVYQTGCLLSLG, encoded by the coding sequence ATGATCTCTGTGCTTAATACTGCCTGTTCTTCTTCCAAACAGATTACAGCTGCTTTAGTTGGGAACCCTAATTGTGGAAAAACAACTCTCTTCAATGCACTTACTGGACTACGCCAGAAAGTAGGTAATTATCCGGGGGTAACTGTGGAAAAAAAAACTGGAAACTTTAGTGGCCCACATGGGGAGCCCATACGGCTAATTGATCTCCCTGGCACCTACGGCCTCAATCCAACCTCGCCTGACGAGCGTATCACTACAGAAGTTCTTCTCGGATTACGAACCGATATCTGTCCTCCTGATTGTATTATGTGCATAATAGATGCCACTAGTCTTCGGAGACATCTGTTTCTGGTAAGTCAAGTCTTTGAGCTAAGAATTCCTATTATCCTTGTTCTTACCATGATGGATCTTCTCAAGGGACGGGGGAGGGCCATCCATGCTGCAAAGCTTAGTAAGGAACTTGGATGTCCGGTTATTCCGTGTAATGCTGTTGACCGCAGCGGGTTAGTAGAACTACGGCAGCTTGCTGTTAAATACAGAAAGAACTCTCCGTCCCCTTTTTCAGAGTCTTTCCCACTTTTGAGAGAAGCTACAGCGCGCTTGTCTAAAGTAGCGACTCCGAGCCACAGGGCGGCTGCTCACCTTGCCCTGTTCGAACCTTGCGCCAGTCGGCTCTCGCTCTACAGACTACCGGCGCCGCTTATAAATGAAGTTCTTCAGGAACAATCTATCTTGGATAGCAAGTGCGTCGGATGGAGGCATATAACTGCTGCTGCTAAGTACCATAGGATTCAGAGAATTTGCTCCAGGGTTCTTTACCGCTATTCACACCAGCAGGCAATAGTAGATACGACTGACCAGCTTGATCATTTCCTTACACACCCAGTTTGGGGTTGGATGGCATTTTCCTTTGTGATGACGGTCATGTTCCTGACCATTTTTATCGTTGCTGCTTATCCAATGGACTGGATTCAATCTGGGATTTCCTTTGCCAAGAATTGGGTCAAAAGCACTTGCCCAAGAGGAGATTTGACAGATTTACTTTCAGACGGCGTGATGGCTGGTTTAGGTGGAGTTCTTGTCTTTCTACCACAAATCTTGATCCTATTTTTCTTTATTGGGCTCTTAGAGAACACTGGATATATGGCTCGAGCAGCCTTCATGATGGACCATTTAATGAGTCGAGTCGGTCTACACGGAAAATCATTTATTCCACTTTTGAGTTCATTTGCCTGTGCTATCCCAGGCATTATGTCTACCCGTGCTATTCCTGATGCTAGAGATCGCCTGGCAACTATTTTAATTGCACCGTTTATGAGCTGTTCTGCAAGAATACCGATCTATACACTGATGATCGCATTGCTTTTGCCTGCCAACATGCCTTTTGCCTACCTGGCCAAGGCTAGCTTGATGTTCTCTATGTATGCCATAGGGGTCGCAGCAGCCTTTACCTGCGGGTGGTTTCTAAAAAAAACCATTCTCAAGGGTGATCTCTCCTGCCCTATGGTGATGGAGTTACCTCCTTACCGTTTCCCCTTATTTGCATCTATACTCCAACAGGTGTATCAGCGTGCCGTAATCTTTTTAAAACGTGCTGGCACTGTGATTCTCGGGATTTCTATTCTTCTATGGTTTTTTTCCACATATCCAAAGTCAGGCGTCCAGTCTCCAGAGGATATACTGGAACACAGCTTTGCTGGAAAAATAGGATTGACTCTAGCGCCTATCTTCCAACCGCTGGGATTTAACTGGAAAATCAGCATCGGTCTTCTTTGCGCTCAAGCGGCACGAGAGGTTTTTATTAGCACCCTCAGCATAGCCTACAGCGTAGGGGGGAGAACAGAAGAAATGAATAAACCGCTACGTGAAGTACTTCTCAGAGACCACTGGCCAGACGGGCGACCTGTCTTTACCCCCCTCGTTTGTATTACAATCATGGTGTTTTTTGCTCTTTCTCTCCAGTGTATTGGTACCATCGCCATAACACGTCGGGAAACAAACAGTTGGAAATGGGCCGCGTTTCAGCTTGGCTACATGTTTGTTGTAGCATATGGAGCGGCACTGCTAGTTTACCAAACCGGTTGTCTCCTTTCGCTGGGATAA
- a CDS encoding UDP-glucuronic acid decarboxylase family protein, giving the protein MSPQLLTSVVTGGAGFLGSHLTDRLLSEGHRVIAIDNLATGNASNIEHLANNRNFEFVYHDVTGCILLPDHVDFVWHFASPASPVDYLELPIPTLKVGAFGTYNALGLAKKKRAAFLLASTSECYGDPLVHPQNEDYWGNVNPIGPRGVYDESKRFAEAMTMAYHRHYQMDTKIVRIFNTYGPRMRLKDGRVVPTFIDQVLNGNPFTIFGDGSQTRSFCYVTDLIEGIYRLMASDYHQPVNIGNPSEMSILQFVREITRLTEKPSRIEFCPLPEDDPKMRRPDISRARKILGWEPKVSLEEGMQVTIDFFRTKI; this is encoded by the coding sequence ATGTCTCCCCAACTGTTAACAAGCGTGGTCACCGGCGGAGCAGGATTTCTTGGCTCCCACCTCACAGATCGCCTTCTGTCTGAGGGGCATAGAGTCATTGCTATTGATAATCTAGCCACTGGGAACGCTTCCAATATCGAGCACTTAGCTAACAACAGAAACTTCGAGTTTGTCTATCATGACGTCACTGGGTGTATCCTCCTTCCAGATCACGTAGATTTTGTCTGGCACTTCGCCAGCCCGGCAAGCCCTGTTGATTACCTAGAACTCCCCATCCCTACTTTGAAGGTAGGGGCTTTTGGAACCTATAATGCACTCGGGCTTGCAAAGAAAAAAAGAGCCGCATTTTTACTTGCTTCTACATCAGAGTGTTACGGTGACCCTCTTGTTCATCCACAAAACGAGGACTACTGGGGCAATGTTAACCCGATTGGTCCACGTGGAGTTTACGATGAATCTAAGCGGTTCGCAGAAGCCATGACTATGGCTTACCATCGTCATTACCAGATGGATACTAAAATTGTCCGTATCTTTAATACATATGGCCCGCGCATGAGACTAAAGGATGGGCGCGTGGTCCCGACTTTCATTGACCAAGTCCTTAACGGAAACCCGTTCACTATTTTTGGTGATGGATCCCAAACCCGTAGTTTTTGCTACGTGACAGATCTCATTGAGGGCATTTACCGCCTGATGGCAAGTGATTATCACCAACCAGTGAATATCGGAAACCCTAGTGAAATGAGTATTCTCCAGTTTGTCAGAGAAATTACTCGCCTTACAGAGAAGCCCTCAAGAATTGAGTTTTGCCCTCTCCCAGAGGACGACCCCAAGATGAGACGACCTGATATTTCTAGGGCTAGGAAGATTCTTGGATGGGAACCAAAAGTTTCCCTTGAAGAGGGCATGCAGGTTACCATTGATTTCTTTCGGACAAAGATTTAG
- a CDS encoding type I 3-dehydroquinate dehydratase, translating into MSSPLCLNRPNVIGVLHCLGCLVETQLYGIDAIELRLDLLEGLPCLQEITSCRRPFIITARHPKEGGNKDLAVAHRLKLLSASMPLAAFVDLELQFWEELSPILQMAKRSGVRVIASFHHFSETPSITALLERVFLAKQLGADIFKVATYLNNPSDLACLLRLLDCTTSLLPVAAMGMGPLGTAARLVLARCGSTFNYGWLVRPMIPGQWPAKKLAERLKEIA; encoded by the coding sequence ATGTCCTCCCCTTTATGTCTTAACCGTCCCAATGTGATAGGAGTTCTCCACTGCCTTGGATGTTTGGTAGAGACGCAGCTTTATGGAATAGATGCCATTGAACTTCGACTAGATTTGTTGGAGGGTTTGCCGTGCCTACAGGAAATTACTAGCTGCCGCAGACCTTTTATTATTACAGCACGTCATCCAAAAGAAGGAGGCAACAAGGACTTAGCCGTGGCGCACCGTCTAAAACTTCTTAGCGCGAGTATGCCCCTTGCGGCTTTTGTAGATCTAGAGTTGCAATTTTGGGAAGAGTTATCTCCAATCCTGCAGATGGCCAAAAGATCTGGTGTGCGGGTCATTGCTTCATTCCATCATTTTTCGGAGACTCCCTCTATCACTGCACTTCTAGAGAGGGTCTTCCTGGCAAAGCAACTCGGCGCGGACATTTTCAAGGTAGCTACATATCTAAACAATCCCAGCGACCTGGCGTGCCTCCTCCGGCTTTTAGACTGCACTACATCTTTGCTTCCTGTGGCAGCAATGGGGATGGGTCCACTAGGAACAGCAGCCCGTCTGGTGCTAGCCAGGTGCGGTTCCACATTCAACTATGGATGGTTAGTACGTCCTATGATTCCTGGTCAATGGCCAGCAAAAAAACTTGCCGAAAGACTTAAAGAAATAGCCTAA
- a CDS encoding NAD(P)H-hydrate dehydratase, which produces MLVSNLEMRASEEAAFAQGVKVEALMEVVGAAVAKIVNQFYPHPGRLMVFGGKGNNTGDALVAARLLVNRGWHAQFRCAFPEEMLGELPSLKLMEFRQSVLAQQNSPLHLSGAPLVVLDGILGIGTNGPPCMEICVAINQIHHLREAGAWVLAIDIPTGLDADSGLPSAFCVAADLTATVGFVKRGLVADTATNYVGRLALITLIELPPGKGDPAELITPCFLKHWLSPRQFNSHKGLYGRVGILAGSRCYPGAARLCVHAALRAGAGVVMLFLQEKLGLYLSMVASLPPEAIVLPIRSFNEIFQQCLDALCIGPGIEEEEGAEEILEIVRNAQMPTVVDAGALNIVSRQPQVLRACRGLRLLTPHPGEFTRLSPELAKLPRREAAEAFVSGCPAVTLLLKGARAIVAEMDTPPLINSTGNPGMGSAGMGDVLTGVCGSLLAQGLTPRQSASVGTWLCGRAAEIAIFSHGQSPQSLLAGDIVQLLGQAFGSLHQGTY; this is translated from the coding sequence GTGTTGGTTTCTAACTTAGAAATGAGGGCTAGCGAAGAAGCCGCTTTTGCGCAAGGGGTTAAAGTAGAGGCATTAATGGAGGTAGTTGGAGCAGCGGTTGCAAAAATCGTTAACCAATTTTATCCACATCCTGGCCGGTTGATGGTCTTCGGTGGAAAGGGTAATAATACGGGGGATGCTCTAGTTGCTGCTCGCCTCCTAGTTAATCGGGGATGGCATGCCCAGTTCCGTTGCGCTTTTCCAGAGGAAATGTTAGGTGAGCTCCCTTCCCTCAAGCTAATGGAATTCCGCCAGTCCGTCCTAGCCCAACAAAATAGCCCTCTCCACCTTTCTGGTGCTCCGTTGGTCGTGCTAGACGGTATCCTAGGTATAGGAACTAATGGCCCTCCATGTATGGAGATTTGTGTTGCTATCAATCAAATCCATCACCTCCGTGAAGCAGGTGCTTGGGTATTGGCAATAGATATTCCCACAGGCCTTGACGCCGATAGCGGTCTACCGAGTGCCTTCTGTGTAGCGGCTGATCTCACAGCTACTGTAGGATTCGTAAAAAGGGGATTGGTAGCTGATACTGCAACTAACTATGTTGGTAGGTTAGCTCTGATTACTCTTATAGAGCTTCCCCCAGGAAAGGGGGATCCTGCCGAGCTTATTACGCCATGTTTTCTTAAACATTGGTTATCACCTCGCCAATTTAATTCACATAAAGGCTTATATGGCCGAGTGGGCATCTTGGCTGGAAGTCGGTGCTATCCTGGGGCAGCTAGATTATGTGTTCATGCAGCGCTTCGTGCTGGGGCTGGTGTTGTAATGTTATTCCTCCAGGAGAAATTAGGATTGTATTTATCCATGGTAGCTTCTTTGCCTCCAGAGGCTATTGTCTTACCTATTCGATCTTTCAATGAGATTTTCCAGCAGTGTTTGGATGCGCTTTGCATTGGCCCTGGGATAGAGGAAGAAGAGGGAGCAGAGGAGATCTTAGAGATAGTAAGGAATGCGCAAATGCCAACTGTCGTGGATGCAGGAGCGCTCAACATTGTTTCCCGTCAACCTCAGGTACTCCGCGCATGCCGCGGATTGCGACTTCTTACTCCTCACCCTGGTGAGTTTACTCGCTTATCTCCTGAATTAGCAAAACTTCCAAGGCGAGAAGCTGCAGAAGCTTTCGTATCTGGCTGCCCTGCCGTCACTCTGCTCCTTAAAGGAGCACGTGCCATCGTGGCAGAGATGGACACACCTCCCTTGATAAATAGCACGGGAAACCCCGGAATGGGTTCAGCAGGGATGGGGGATGTCCTAACTGGGGTATGCGGCTCCCTTCTTGCGCAAGGATTGACTCCCCGGCAGTCTGCAAGCGTTGGCACCTGGCTGTGTGGGAGAGCAGCTGAGATTGCCATCTTCTCTCATGGGCAATCCCCTCAATCTCTTCTGGCGGGAGATATAGTCCAATTACTCGGCCAAGCCTTCGGTAGCCTGCATCAAGGAACTTACTAA
- the dnaJ gene encoding molecular chaperone DnaJ, translated as MREKKGYYEILGISKDADANEIKRAYRKLAVKFHPDKNPGNKEAEECFKEVSEAYDVLMDPERRSAYDRYGHAAFQQEASFQGRTGFHDPFDIFREVFGSSENGGGIFEQFFGGREGRDGEGYQRGSDLRYDMKISLEEAAQGCEKEIEIRKLDVCERCEGTGAQAGSRNIACPMCRGRGQVVASRGFFQISQTCPTCQGVGRVIEKPCRPCGGEGRVEKSSRMKLKVPTGIEDGSRLRSLGRGEAGIRGGAPGDLYVVVHIRQHRMFQRDGSDLHCEIPIPFTIAALGGEVRVPTLENTATLRIPPGTQNGTLFRITSRGMPLLRSSGHGNLHVKVQVEVPTSLNSEQRRKLEEFAELCGEHNMPLHRSFYEKLKGLFS; from the coding sequence ATGAGGGAGAAGAAAGGATATTACGAAATTCTTGGAATTTCCAAAGACGCGGATGCTAACGAAATCAAGCGTGCATACCGAAAACTTGCGGTAAAGTTTCATCCAGACAAAAATCCCGGTAATAAAGAAGCAGAGGAATGCTTTAAAGAAGTTAGCGAAGCCTATGATGTCCTTATGGACCCGGAGAGGCGTTCCGCTTACGATCGTTATGGGCATGCTGCTTTCCAACAAGAAGCAAGTTTTCAGGGAAGGACTGGTTTCCATGATCCATTTGATATTTTTCGGGAAGTCTTTGGCAGTAGTGAGAATGGCGGAGGAATCTTTGAGCAGTTTTTTGGAGGGAGAGAAGGCAGGGACGGGGAAGGCTATCAACGCGGATCTGACCTACGTTATGATATGAAGATCTCGCTTGAAGAAGCTGCTCAGGGATGCGAGAAGGAGATAGAAATTCGGAAATTGGATGTGTGCGAGCGCTGTGAGGGTACTGGGGCGCAGGCGGGATCCCGCAATATAGCGTGCCCCATGTGTCGCGGCCGGGGTCAGGTAGTAGCCTCAAGGGGATTCTTCCAGATTTCACAAACCTGTCCTACTTGCCAGGGAGTTGGACGTGTCATTGAGAAGCCTTGTCGACCCTGTGGTGGAGAAGGTCGCGTAGAAAAGAGCTCACGCATGAAACTAAAGGTTCCAACAGGCATTGAAGACGGATCTCGTTTGCGCTCTTTGGGTAGGGGGGAAGCTGGTATCCGGGGAGGTGCTCCAGGAGATCTGTATGTTGTTGTCCACATCCGACAGCATCGCATGTTTCAGAGAGACGGATCAGACCTACACTGCGAAATCCCAATTCCGTTTACCATTGCAGCATTAGGTGGAGAAGTCCGTGTCCCTACTTTGGAGAACACTGCGACGCTGAGGATCCCACCGGGTACGCAAAACGGCACTCTTTTTCGTATCACTTCCAGAGGAATGCCCCTCTTACGTAGCTCTGGCCACGGCAACCTGCATGTTAAGGTCCAGGTGGAAGTCCCTACGAGTCTTAATAGTGAACAACGCAGGAAATTGGAAGAATTTGCTGAACTCTGCGGGGAACATAATATGCCTCTACATCGATCTTTTTACGAAAAACTGAAGGGCTTATTCTCTTAG
- a CDS encoding nucleotide exchange factor GrpE has product MTTLEPVGNETEIQEETALETVKGKDLHAPSAGEGVGIPPLAELEAEIAKLKMEVEQSKDLALRCQAELENYRKRVLREKDEAIRYGNTDLLERLLPVVDSFELGLEAAKNASDTAGILVGMNMVRGKLQDFLRENGVQAIDVKDAPFDPNLHEAVSHEHSHQIKDGYIIRQLRCGYKLGDRLLRPSTVVTSKGVAGS; this is encoded by the coding sequence ATGACTACGCTTGAACCAGTAGGAAACGAAACGGAAATACAAGAAGAGACTGCGCTGGAAACAGTCAAGGGTAAAGACCTCCACGCACCTTCTGCAGGAGAAGGTGTTGGTATCCCTCCGCTGGCAGAGCTGGAGGCAGAAATTGCCAAGCTGAAAATGGAGGTAGAGCAGTCTAAGGATTTAGCTTTACGCTGCCAAGCAGAGTTAGAGAACTATCGTAAACGCGTTCTTAGGGAAAAGGATGAAGCCATCCGCTATGGAAATACAGATCTCCTGGAGCGCCTTCTTCCCGTAGTAGATAGTTTTGAGCTAGGCTTGGAGGCTGCAAAAAATGCCTCTGATACTGCTGGAATCCTCGTTGGTATGAATATGGTACGTGGAAAACTTCAGGATTTTCTGCGGGAGAATGGGGTGCAAGCTATAGATGTGAAAGATGCACCCTTCGATCCCAATCTACATGAAGCAGTGAGTCATGAACATAGCCATCAGATAAAAGATGGCTACATCATTCGCCAACTTCGGTGCGGCTATAAGCTGGGTGACCGGCTTCTGCGACCGTCTACGGTGGTAACCTCCAAAGGCGTGGCAGGCTCATGA
- a CDS encoding ABC transporter ATP-binding protein: MCGIGFALVNGCVPLIIRYVGEKVFRTGASQAELIHAAESNQGDKLSLSVILICLLIPLTMLTRSVLSYLSTYCMRWVSLRLLTDMRQALFLHLISQSMDFFNQARVGKLISRVMHDTRTAQGALVSIASELTKAPLSVLLGVGVLVRIDWRFSLTTLALLPLCIVPVLICGKKVRRAGREEENEVGAMSVILQESLTGIRMVKGFGREAYQAQLFNKSSEAQLEHSLRICKSAEIVQPLIEGVSACGVSLALMYVYYWEMSAVKFLVLLVGIFLLYEPVKKLSKIPLELQKCLTCAVNIFDLLRLRPSTQDWSEARQLVNPQGNVRFERVSFSYRDGKKALSDISLSIRSGCQYALVGASGAGKTTILSLLLRFYDPQEGHILLDGIDIRRLTQESLRKNIGLVSQDIFLFHDTIHENIRYGRLDASQEEVEEAARLAFAHDFILEQPEGYNTIIGDKGCQLSGGQKQRLSIARAILKDAPILLLDEATAALDSQSERMVQSALERLTRGRTTIAIAHRLSTILNSDEIIVMDCGHLVEHGSHIQLLRNSATYRKLYELQFSAHPH; encoded by the coding sequence ATGTGTGGGATTGGGTTTGCGCTTGTAAACGGGTGTGTACCGTTAATTATCAGGTATGTAGGGGAGAAAGTTTTCCGTACAGGAGCTAGCCAAGCTGAATTGATACATGCTGCGGAGTCTAACCAGGGGGACAAATTAAGCCTGTCAGTTATCTTGATTTGCCTGCTCATTCCACTGACAATGCTGACGCGTAGCGTCCTGTCCTACCTAAGTACCTATTGCATGCGGTGGGTTAGTCTCCGACTTCTGACGGACATGAGGCAGGCATTGTTTCTACACTTGATTTCACAGTCAATGGACTTCTTCAACCAAGCTAGGGTTGGCAAGCTAATTTCTCGCGTAATGCATGACACACGCACGGCGCAGGGAGCCCTTGTTTCGATAGCCTCAGAACTTACTAAAGCCCCTCTCTCCGTGCTGCTAGGAGTAGGCGTCCTTGTGCGTATCGACTGGAGATTCAGTTTAACTACTCTCGCACTCCTTCCGCTTTGTATCGTACCAGTTCTAATATGTGGCAAAAAGGTTCGCCGTGCCGGGAGAGAGGAGGAGAATGAGGTTGGGGCCATGTCTGTAATCCTCCAAGAATCTCTTACCGGCATCCGCATGGTCAAAGGATTTGGGCGAGAAGCCTACCAAGCCCAACTCTTCAACAAGTCCAGCGAGGCCCAATTGGAACATAGCCTAAGGATCTGCAAAAGTGCTGAAATCGTCCAACCACTTATTGAAGGTGTCTCTGCCTGCGGCGTCTCTCTTGCGTTGATGTACGTGTACTACTGGGAAATGTCAGCTGTAAAATTTCTTGTTCTGCTCGTAGGCATCTTCCTCCTCTATGAGCCTGTTAAGAAGCTTAGCAAAATTCCTCTTGAACTCCAGAAGTGTCTAACTTGTGCTGTAAACATCTTTGACCTTTTACGATTGAGGCCCTCTACTCAGGACTGGTCAGAGGCACGGCAGCTTGTCAACCCGCAAGGGAATGTACGATTTGAGAGGGTGTCATTTTCCTATAGGGATGGCAAAAAGGCACTGAGCGACATCTCACTTTCAATCCGTTCCGGATGTCAATATGCCCTGGTAGGAGCTAGCGGTGCAGGCAAAACCACCATACTTTCGCTTTTATTACGCTTCTATGACCCTCAGGAAGGGCACATTCTGCTTGATGGAATAGATATTCGGCGTCTCACTCAGGAGTCCCTTCGCAAGAATATCGGACTAGTCAGTCAGGACATCTTTCTTTTTCATGACACGATTCACGAGAACATTCGCTACGGGCGTCTAGATGCTTCCCAAGAAGAAGTTGAGGAGGCAGCTAGGCTTGCATTTGCGCACGATTTTATTCTAGAACAGCCAGAGGGCTACAATACGATTATCGGCGATAAGGGGTGTCAACTTTCTGGGGGACAAAAGCAGAGGCTTTCCATCGCTCGAGCAATTCTCAAAGATGCTCCTATTCTGTTATTGGATGAAGCGACGGCAGCATTGGACTCCCAGTCTGAACGTATGGTTCAGTCTGCCCTGGAACGCCTAACACGAGGCCGGACAACGATAGCTATTGCTCATCGTCTTTCGACCATTTTAAACTCGGACGAGATCATAGTAATGGATTGTGGTCACCTCGTTGAACATGGATCTCATATTCAGCTGCTCCGTAACTCTGCGACTTATCGAAAGCTCTATGAGTTGCAATTTTCTGCTCATCCTCATTAG